The Campylobacter concisus genome has a window encoding:
- a CDS encoding malic enzyme-like NAD(P)-binding protein, translating into MTHVTKEEALNYHIGGKIEIKVKTPCETSRDLSMAYTPGVAEPCKEIEADNELAYKYTNKANLVAVITDGTAVLGLGDIGAIAGKPVMEGKSVLFKKFANVDAFDIELDEHDPDKIVEICKALAPTFGGINLEDIRAPKCFEIERKLQEAVDIPVMHDDQHGTAMITSAGMINAMEISGKDISKIKIVVSGAGAAGIACAKMYKALGAKHIVMIDSKGVIHSKRTDLTPEKVEFALDTEDRTLADAMKGADMFLGLSKPGVLTKEMVASMNKEPIIFALANPVPEIYPEDVEAVRSDVMMGTGRSDYPNQVNNVLGFPFIFRGALDVRAKKITENMKMAAARALAQLAKEPVPAEVLKASGVSELKFGKEYIIPKPFDKRVLTAVAPAVAKAAVEDGVARVKDFDVEAYKAKLAKGF; encoded by the coding sequence ATGACACATGTAACTAAAGAAGAAGCACTAAACTACCACATAGGCGGCAAGATCGAGATAAAGGTAAAGACGCCTTGCGAGACGTCAAGAGACCTTTCAATGGCCTATACGCCTGGCGTTGCAGAGCCTTGCAAAGAGATAGAAGCTGACAATGAGCTAGCTTATAAATATACAAATAAAGCAAATCTGGTAGCCGTCATCACTGATGGCACAGCTGTTCTTGGACTTGGCGACATCGGCGCCATCGCTGGTAAGCCAGTTATGGAAGGAAAGTCAGTCTTATTTAAAAAATTTGCAAATGTTGATGCCTTTGACATTGAGCTAGACGAGCACGATCCTGATAAGATCGTTGAGATTTGCAAGGCTCTTGCTCCAACATTTGGCGGCATAAATTTAGAAGATATCCGTGCTCCAAAGTGCTTTGAGATCGAAAGGAAGCTTCAAGAAGCAGTCGATATCCCAGTCATGCATGACGATCAGCACGGCACTGCGATGATAACAAGCGCTGGTATGATAAATGCGATGGAAATTTCTGGTAAAGATATCTCTAAAATCAAAATTGTAGTTAGTGGTGCTGGTGCGGCTGGTATCGCTTGTGCGAAGATGTATAAAGCACTTGGTGCAAAACATATCGTGATGATAGATAGCAAAGGCGTAATTCACTCAAAAAGAACAGACCTTACACCTGAAAAGGTAGAATTTGCACTAGATACAGAGGACAGAACTCTAGCTGATGCGATGAAGGGTGCTGATATGTTTTTAGGTCTTAGTAAGCCAGGAGTGCTTACAAAAGAGATGGTTGCATCTATGAATAAAGAGCCTATAATTTTTGCTCTTGCAAATCCAGTGCCTGAAATTTATCCAGAGGACGTTGAGGCTGTAAGAAGTGACGTTATGATGGGCACAGGCAGAAGCGACTATCCTAACCAAGTAAATAACGTTCTAGGCTTTCCATTCATCTTTAGAGGCGCACTTGACGTTAGAGCTAAAAAGATCACTGAAAATATGAAAATGGCTGCAGCTAGAGCGCTTGCGCAGCTTGCAAAAGAGCCAGTGCCAGCTGAAGTTTTAAAAGCAAGTGGCGTTAGCGAGCTAAAATTTGGCAAAGAGTACATCATCCCAAAACCATTTGACAAGCGCGTGCTAACAGCGGTCGCTCCAGCAGTTGCAAAAGCTGCAGTTGAAGATGGCGTAGCGAGAGTAAAAGATTTTGATGTTGAGGCTTACAAAGCCAAACTTGCAAAAGGATTTTAA
- the upp gene encoding uracil phosphoribosyltransferase codes for MQNVKLISHPLIEHKLTILRDKNTQPFQFRMLVDEISYLMIFEATRNLKVKDVKVQTPVAVADAKRLTTKVMICPILRAALGMLDSVFTIIPDASVGFLGFQRNEETAQAEFFYAKLPKDAKERMAIIIDPMFATGGTAIDAVKFLREKGVKEIKFISIIAAPEGLKRFSGIYPDVEVYTASIDEKLNEKNYIVPGLGDAGDRVFNTL; via the coding sequence ATGCAAAACGTGAAGCTCATCTCACACCCATTGATCGAGCATAAATTAACAATCTTACGTGATAAAAACACCCAGCCTTTTCAGTTTCGCATGCTAGTTGATGAGATCAGCTACCTTATGATCTTTGAGGCGACTAGAAATTTAAAGGTAAAAGATGTCAAAGTCCAAACACCAGTTGCGGTGGCAGACGCAAAAAGGCTTACTACAAAAGTGATGATATGCCCAATTTTAAGGGCTGCTCTTGGCATGCTTGATAGCGTTTTTACCATTATCCCAGATGCGAGTGTAGGTTTTTTGGGCTTTCAGCGAAATGAAGAGACAGCGCAGGCTGAGTTTTTTTACGCGAAGCTTCCAAAAGATGCAAAAGAGCGCATGGCGATCATCATCGATCCTATGTTTGCAACTGGCGGCACAGCGATAGATGCGGTCAAATTCTTGCGTGAAAAGGGCGTTAAAGAGATCAAATTTATCTCTATCATCGCTGCACCTGAGGGGTTAAAGAGATTTAGTGGAATTTACCCAGATGTCGAGGTCTATACGGCATCGATTGATGAAAAACTAAACGAGAAAAACTACATCGTTCCAGGTCTTGGTGATGCTGGCGATAGAGTTTTTAACACGCTTTAA
- a CDS encoding 4Fe-4S binding protein, producing MKEFGFYNDFDDTLMLNEQIEINNEKEEYLVSNSPKLKANIIAPEINFYLENTTASVLEKAKNTLLLYEARASAFDMAKDVDYEKEVGKNVVIVSNSGREELANLLKENGYKVIELTHFEVKFIYGAAGELSVLILRANDEFEVDCDFFLVENARDYMLKQSGCYEIAGLEDEAVLKILNEKTPKFKYKSLTQYDSSICQYHERRNEICGRCVDVCPTVAILKEDETKHLVFSQIDCVNCGNCISVCPSGSLDSTLMPQNSFATIAKLYKGKIPLIISNETNLDELNISLPENVLPFFILAPHMLNQAHLLTLLQESGASAILFSKTLGKGEKDAISILNQIYELKFKETAIYHAKDKNELEESLKKAKFIADSQHTINEYALPKREIFAKRLEFLVGSEDLGVVKSGEMIRYGDVKINTDSCTLCLSCVGACNVSALVADKKTNSILFNPSVCTACGYCELSCAEKDTISLEVGKISLKPEFFTYNELARDELFACVECGKEFATKKAVEKIATIMQPRFGNDRVKIKALYCCADCKAKLMVQAQINAMKEDLLNG from the coding sequence ATGAAAGAATTTGGCTTTTATAACGATTTTGACGATACTTTAATGCTAAATGAACAGATAGAAATAAATAACGAAAAGGAAGAATATTTAGTTTCTAACTCGCCAAAGCTTAAAGCAAACATTATCGCACCTGAGATAAATTTTTATCTAGAAAATACAACCGCAAGCGTCTTAGAAAAAGCTAAAAACACGCTTTTGCTCTACGAGGCAAGAGCTAGTGCCTTTGACATGGCAAAGGATGTCGATTATGAAAAAGAGGTTGGCAAAAATGTCGTAATAGTTAGCAACTCAGGCCGCGAAGAGCTAGCAAATTTATTAAAAGAAAATGGCTATAAAGTCATTGAACTCACGCACTTTGAAGTAAAATTTATTTATGGCGCAGCTGGCGAGCTTAGTGTTTTGATACTTAGGGCAAATGACGAATTTGAGGTCGATTGTGACTTTTTCTTGGTTGAAAATGCAAGGGATTATATGCTAAAGCAAAGCGGCTGTTATGAAATAGCTGGGCTAGAAGATGAAGCTGTGCTTAAAATTTTAAATGAAAAAACTCCAAAATTTAAGTACAAAAGCCTAACTCAATATGACTCTTCGATCTGTCAATATCACGAACGACGAAATGAAATTTGTGGACGCTGTGTCGATGTTTGTCCAACTGTGGCCATTTTAAAAGAAGACGAGACAAAGCATCTTGTTTTCTCACAAATTGATTGCGTAAATTGTGGCAACTGCATTAGTGTCTGCCCTAGTGGATCTCTTGACTCTACACTTATGCCACAAAACTCATTTGCCACTATCGCCAAGCTTTATAAAGGTAAAATTCCACTAATAATCTCTAATGAAACAAATTTAGATGAGCTAAATATAAGCCTACCTGAAAATGTCCTACCTTTTTTCATATTAGCACCGCATATGTTAAATCAAGCGCATCTTCTTACATTGCTTCAAGAAAGTGGTGCGAGTGCGATTTTATTTAGCAAAACTCTTGGCAAAGGCGAAAAAGATGCCATTAGCATCTTAAATCAAATTTATGAGCTTAAATTTAAAGAGACAGCGATCTATCACGCTAAAGATAAAAACGAGCTTGAAGAATCGCTCAAAAAGGCAAAATTTATAGCTGACTCACAACACACGATAAACGAATATGCCTTGCCAAAAAGAGAAATTTTTGCAAAAAGGCTCGAGTTTTTAGTAGGTAGCGAAGATCTTGGCGTGGTAAAAAGCGGCGAGATGATAAGATACGGCGATGTCAAGATAAACACTGATAGCTGTACACTTTGTCTAAGTTGCGTTGGCGCTTGTAACGTAAGTGCGCTAGTAGCTGATAAAAAGACAAATTCGATTTTATTTAATCCAAGCGTCTGTACAGCTTGCGGATACTGCGAACTAAGCTGTGCTGAAAAAGATACCATAAGCCTTGAGGTTGGAAAAATTTCTCTTAAGCCTGAGTTTTTTACATATAATGAGCTGGCACGAGATGAGCTTTTTGCCTGTGTTGAGTGCGGAAAAGAGTTTGCGACTAAAAAAGCAGTCGAAAAGATCGCAACTATAATGCAACCAAGATTTGGCAACGATAGGGTCAAGATAAAAGCGCTTTACTGCTGTGCTGACTGTAAGGCCAAACTAATGGTTCAAGCCCAAATAAACGCGATGAAAGAGGATTTATTAAATGGATAA
- a CDS encoding barstar family protein — protein sequence MKSVILDAKKMAEKEKMHEYFANKFDLPEYYGKNLDALFDSLCEINEPTLIKLKNEKFLDDSAKESLTRLFRDVCNENEMVKFELVKDEK from the coding sequence ATGAAAAGCGTGATCTTAGATGCCAAAAAGATGGCTGAAAAAGAGAAGATGCATGAGTATTTTGCTAATAAATTTGATCTGCCAGAGTACTACGGCAAAAATTTAGACGCGCTCTTTGACTCTCTTTGCGAGATAAATGAGCCAACGCTTATAAAGCTAAAAAATGAAAAATTTTTGGATGATAGTGCAAAAGAGAGCTTGACTCGGCTATTTCGCGATGTTTGCAACGAAAATGAGATGGTTAAATTTGAGCTTGTAAAAGATGAAAAATGA
- the gltX gene encoding glutamate--tRNA ligase, producing the protein MIVTRFAPSPTGYLHIGGLRTALYNYLYARANNGKFLLRIEDTDLKRNSEEATQAIKEAFAWCKLDHDGEVTYQSKRFDLYKEYVKKLLEEGKAYKCYMSKDELEELRASQEARKERPKYDNRYRDFAGTPPAGIEPVIRIKAPLSGEIIIHDGIKGEVKFKVEDILDDFIIARSDGTPTYNFTVVIDDALMGVTDVIRGDDHLSNTPKQIVLYEALGFKVPKFYHVAMINGEDGKKLSKRHGATDVMEYKKMGYLPEALLNFLVRLGWSHGDDEIFTIEDMLKYFNPNDINKSSSTYNAQKLDWLNSHYIKTLPYERLAHDMLEFGVDFKALVKGELLLNSLRERSKTLIEMANSANAIINAPKSYDEKAWAKFINENSKEILAKFAQILDRDLDAKGYEELTNKFLEQNGLKLKDLAQALRIALTGSSVSPSIFEVLEVVGSSETKNRIQNLLKEEK; encoded by the coding sequence ATGATAGTTACTAGATTTGCTCCGTCGCCTACTGGATATCTACATATAGGCGGACTTAGGACAGCCCTTTATAATTATTTATACGCAAGAGCTAATAATGGAAAATTTTTACTTCGCATCGAAGATACTGATTTAAAACGAAACTCAGAAGAGGCCACGCAAGCCATAAAAGAAGCGTTTGCTTGGTGCAAGCTAGATCACGACGGCGAAGTGACATATCAATCAAAAAGATTTGATCTTTACAAAGAGTATGTTAAAAAACTACTTGAAGAAGGCAAAGCATATAAATGCTATATGAGCAAGGACGAGCTTGAAGAGCTTAGAGCTAGCCAAGAGGCAAGAAAAGAGCGTCCAAAATATGATAATAGATATAGAGATTTTGCTGGCACGCCTCCAGCTGGCATCGAGCCAGTCATCCGTATCAAAGCCCCACTTAGCGGTGAGATCATCATACATGATGGCATAAAGGGCGAGGTTAAATTTAAGGTTGAAGACATATTAGACGACTTCATCATCGCAAGAAGCGACGGCACACCGACCTATAACTTCACAGTTGTGATAGATGACGCACTAATGGGTGTAACAGACGTCATCCGCGGCGATGATCACCTCTCAAATACCCCAAAACAGATCGTTCTTTACGAGGCACTTGGCTTTAAGGTGCCAAAATTTTATCACGTCGCTATGATAAACGGAGAGGATGGCAAAAAGCTTAGCAAAAGGCACGGCGCAACCGATGTTATGGAGTATAAAAAGATGGGCTATTTGCCTGAAGCACTCTTAAATTTTCTCGTTCGTCTTGGCTGGAGCCACGGCGATGATGAGATTTTTACTATTGAGGATATGCTTAAATACTTTAATCCAAACGACATCAACAAAAGCTCAAGCACCTATAACGCTCAAAAGCTTGACTGGCTAAATTCTCACTACATTAAGACTTTGCCTTACGAGAGGCTAGCGCACGATATGCTTGAGTTTGGTGTGGATTTTAAGGCTTTGGTAAAGGGTGAGCTACTACTAAATTCGCTCCGTGAGAGATCAAAGACATTAATTGAAATGGCAAATAGCGCAAACGCGATAATCAACGCTCCAAAAAGCTATGATGAGAAAGCTTGGGCTAAATTTATAAATGAAAATAGCAAAGAAATTTTGGCTAAATTTGCTCAAATTTTAGATCGTGACCTTGACGCAAAGGGCTACGAGGAGCTAACAAATAAATTTTTAGAGCAAAATGGCTTAAAGCTAAAAGACCTAGCTCAGGCCTTAAGGATAGCGCTAACTGGCTCAAGCGTGAGCCCAAGCATATTTGAGGTGCTTGAAGTAGTAGGCAGTAGCGAGACGAAAAATAGAATACAAAATTTATTAAAGGAAGAAAAATGA
- a CDS encoding molecular chaperone translates to MDKNIIKARSYFYEFLAYPMFFYTNDEKFSRWKEQLRYLSANPLSEDSDAAFKNLDKFSFEEFSKEQNDVLFGFTNIPLSASFYEEGRDNGAARLRVIECLKLSPYRRDSELCKDSEDYVGFIFLAMATFLKDEFDDAKNISNKLFSETLNLFVDEFSQLLSAHKEANFFKSYTVILKDFIELERSILNVEAPAKPKGDSVAMAALKKEPFQSKMPTIKTKLHWEEFSPVISHEFKD, encoded by the coding sequence ATGGATAAAAACATCATAAAAGCAAGATCATATTTTTACGAATTTCTAGCATATCCTATGTTTTTTTACACAAATGATGAGAAATTTTCAAGGTGGAAAGAGCAGTTGAGATACTTAAGCGCAAATCCTTTAAGCGAGGATAGTGATGCTGCATTTAAAAATTTAGATAAATTTAGCTTTGAAGAATTTTCAAAAGAACAAAATGACGTTCTTTTTGGCTTTACAAATATCCCCTTAAGCGCTTCATTTTATGAAGAAGGCAGAGATAACGGAGCAGCTAGGCTTAGGGTTATTGAATGTTTAAAACTAAGCCCATATAGACGTGATAGCGAGCTTTGCAAAGACAGCGAGGACTACGTTGGATTTATATTTTTAGCGATGGCTACATTTTTAAAAGATGAGTTTGATGATGCAAAAAATATTAGCAATAAGCTATTTTCTGAAACTTTAAATTTATTTGTAGATGAGTTTTCTCAGCTACTCTCAGCTCACAAAGAGGCAAATTTCTTTAAATCATACACAGTCATTTTAAAAGACTTCATCGAGCTTGAGCGCTCCATACTAAACGTAGAAGCACCAGCTAAGCCAAAAGGCGATAGTGTCGCTATGGCGGCACTTAAGAAAGAACCATTTCAAAGCAAGATGCCAACAATCAAAACCAAACTTCATTGGGAAGAATTTTCTCCAGTCATCTCACACGAGTTTAAAGACTAG
- a CDS encoding ribonuclease domain-containing protein: MNKRLLPALVAFIIAIIVGTFFFSNNGSEANKNAQILLEQLNKEGQKSQSLAENGSYTSKDEVALYIYKFNKLPKNFITKKEALDLGWDAKSGNLWQISGGKSIGGDRFSNREKRLPEADGRKWFECDVNYNGGRRGAERILYSNDGLIYYTPDHYEHFYLLYEKRMQ, encoded by the coding sequence TTGAATAAAAGACTTTTGCCAGCCTTAGTCGCCTTTATCATTGCTATTATTGTTGGTACTTTTTTCTTTTCAAATAATGGTAGTGAAGCAAATAAAAACGCTCAAATTTTACTTGAGCAACTAAACAAAGAGGGACAAAAGAGCCAGAGTCTCGCAGAAAACGGCTCATACACCTCAAAAGATGAGGTCGCTCTTTATATCTATAAATTTAACAAGCTACCAAAGAATTTCATAACCAAAAAAGAGGCACTTGATCTTGGCTGGGATGCAAAAAGTGGAAATTTATGGCAGATAAGCGGTGGCAAAAGCATTGGCGGAGATAGATTTTCAAACAGAGAAAAGAGGCTACCTGAAGCTGATGGTAGAAAGTGGTTTGAGTGCGATGTGAATTATAATGGCGGCAGGCGCGGCGCTGAGAGAATTTTATATTCAAACGACGGACTTATCTACTACACGCCTGATCACTACGAGCATTTTTACCTGCTTTATGAGAAGAGGATGCAATGA
- a CDS encoding MqnA/MqnD/SBP family protein, whose translation MIFGKIDYLNLLPFHVFLKSAPLSSQIKKAIEFKKGVPSKLNRALNARKIDAAVISSIASKKANLKKLNFGIVAKNDVKSVLVRKNSAPKPDPASASSNALAKVLRLNGEVIIGDRALKAYLSEGKECFYDLGKIWHEKTNLPFVFGRFSYVKNGSFYKKLVAKFLQKNVKIPNYILAQYAKSRGISEQDIKWYLKFISYKIGPKEQKSLRKFFKENRLLKVAKRIKFL comes from the coding sequence ATGATATTTGGAAAGATTGATTATCTAAATTTACTCCCATTTCACGTTTTTTTAAAATCAGCCCCACTAAGCTCTCAGATAAAAAAGGCGATCGAGTTTAAAAAGGGCGTGCCAAGTAAGCTAAATAGGGCGCTAAATGCTAGAAAGATCGACGCTGCGGTGATCTCAAGTATAGCTAGTAAAAAGGCAAATTTAAAGAAGCTAAATTTTGGAATAGTCGCCAAAAACGATGTAAAAAGCGTGCTTGTGCGCAAAAACTCAGCCCCAAAGCCAGATCCTGCCTCTGCTAGCTCAAACGCCCTAGCCAAGGTGCTTCGTCTAAATGGCGAGGTGATCATAGGCGACAGGGCGCTAAAGGCATACTTAAGCGAGGGTAAAGAGTGCTTTTATGATCTTGGTAAAATTTGGCACGAAAAGACAAATTTGCCATTTGTTTTTGGTAGATTTTCTTACGTAAAAAATGGCTCGTTTTACAAAAAACTGGTCGCAAAATTTCTACAAAAAAATGTAAAGATCCCAAACTATATCTTAGCCCAGTATGCTAAAAGTCGCGGCATAAGTGAGCAAGATATCAAGTGGTATCTTAAATTTATAAGCTACAAAATAGGTCCAAAAGAGCAAAAATCACTCAGAAAATTTTTTAAAGAAAATAGATTATTAAAAGTAGCAAAAAGAATTAAATTTTTATAG
- a CDS encoding TonB-dependent receptor, translating into MKFSILASSLIFSSLWALDTNNSDYSVVLPTIEVEGISEQNTLKGYIAYDSADINRNGLSNKETPQTIENIDIQKNRNYGTNDLSSILEGNAGIDAGYDMRGESIKIRGFSVDGGDIYRDGVRDSGQIRRSTANVERVEILKGPASILYGRSDGGAVVNLVSKKANFMPVYKLSGRVGSWSRYGGGIDINHVVNNQLAARLTTDMERGKSWRDGIKYKNFMISPSIIVTNDGGTVSFEAQYTYDNAWRVPDRMPTKSVYDKLGIDYTKGFSHDGDFVEDKLHFFRTELNAELVKDMNLKWVFGYRKASQNFDHYFSGTIMPGNRLKQNYAKQQTDNDTLSNAITLTKELEFTRFKHNLTFGYDNSVETRHPRLWFDSAKNVTINPYASRSSWGSVGYIPLNTDNKHKAINNGVFLEDLISLDDKYRLLIGGRFDFYKFKTRNIADMTNSYKGHSFSPRVGLLWDFLPEHTAYASYSKSFAPYGGRGNIGISIGDTTMLDLKPQNNEQYEIGLKSTWADNRFSSNLAIFQIEHNNIRYRPDPINDPYTWAQRGKERSRGIELNILGKIYENLYLRSSLGYMRSIIASDKSNPLNEKLSLNNTTNWQGNVFLRYAKNDKWYVESGVTGYSKRYSYRTSNGRVIDEHLPGFARFDASAGYNFNEHAQITLAINNILNKKYWRSDSRPGDGRSFMLNMHYTF; encoded by the coding sequence ATGAAGTTTAGTATACTTGCTTCATCACTGATCTTTAGCTCGCTGTGGGCTTTAGATACAAATAACAGTGATTATTCAGTTGTTTTACCAACTATCGAGGTGGAAGGTATCTCGGAGCAAAATACCCTAAAAGGTTATATCGCGTATGATAGTGCGGATATCAATAGAAATGGACTCAGTAACAAAGAGACGCCACAAACTATCGAAAATATAGATATACAAAAGAATAGAAACTACGGCACAAATGATCTTTCAAGTATCCTAGAAGGAAATGCTGGTATTGATGCAGGCTATGATATGAGAGGCGAGAGCATCAAGATAAGAGGCTTTAGTGTTGATGGTGGCGATATATATAGAGATGGCGTTAGAGACTCTGGTCAGATAAGACGCAGTACAGCAAATGTTGAGAGAGTTGAAATTTTAAAAGGACCAGCTTCGATCTTATATGGAAGAAGCGATGGCGGCGCGGTTGTAAATCTAGTTAGTAAGAAGGCAAATTTTATGCCTGTTTATAAGCTCTCAGGAAGAGTTGGCAGCTGGAGTAGATATGGTGGTGGTATCGATATAAATCACGTAGTAAATAATCAATTAGCTGCAAGACTAACGACTGATATGGAGCGTGGAAAATCATGGAGAGATGGTATAAAATATAAAAATTTTATGATAAGTCCAAGTATTATTGTGACAAATGATGGTGGAACGGTGAGCTTTGAGGCGCAATACACATATGATAATGCTTGGCGTGTACCTGATAGAATGCCAACAAAAAGTGTCTATGATAAACTTGGTATCGATTATACAAAGGGATTTTCTCACGATGGAGACTTTGTTGAAGATAAGCTTCATTTCTTTCGTACTGAGCTAAATGCAGAGTTAGTAAAGGACATGAATTTAAAATGGGTTTTTGGTTATAGAAAAGCTAGTCAAAATTTTGACCATTATTTTAGTGGTACCATAATGCCTGGAAATAGACTAAAGCAAAACTATGCTAAACAACAAACTGATAACGACACACTCTCAAATGCCATAACACTTACAAAAGAGCTTGAATTTACAAGATTTAAGCATAATCTTACTTTTGGATATGACAACAGCGTAGAAACTCGCCATCCGAGGCTTTGGTTTGATAGTGCAAAAAATGTAACTATAAATCCATATGCATCAAGATCAAGTTGGGGTAGTGTGGGCTACATACCACTTAATACTGATAATAAGCATAAAGCTATAAATAATGGAGTGTTTTTAGAAGATCTAATAAGCTTAGATGACAAATATAGGCTACTTATTGGTGGAAGGTTTGACTTTTATAAGTTTAAAACAAGAAATATTGCAGATATGACAAATAGCTACAAAGGGCACTCTTTTAGTCCAAGAGTTGGCTTGCTGTGGGACTTTTTGCCAGAACATACCGCATACGCCTCATACTCAAAGAGCTTTGCACCTTATGGTGGTCGCGGAAATATAGGTATAAGTATAGGCGATACAACAATGCTTGATCTAAAACCGCAGAATAACGAGCAATATGAAATCGGCTTAAAAAGCACATGGGCTGATAATAGATTTAGCTCAAACCTAGCGATATTTCAGATCGAGCATAACAATATAAGATATAGACCAGATCCTATAAATGATCCATATACTTGGGCACAGCGTGGCAAAGAGCGAAGTCGTGGTATAGAGCTAAATATCTTGGGTAAAATTTATGAAAATTTATATCTAAGAAGCTCTCTTGGATATATGAGATCCATTATCGCAAGTGATAAATCAAATCCATTAAACGAAAAACTTAGTCTAAATAATACAACCAACTGGCAGGGCAATGTTTTTTTAAGATATGCTAAAAACGACAAATGGTATGTCGAAAGTGGCGTAACAGGATACTCTAAACGATATAGCTACCGCACAAGCAATGGTAGAGTCATAGACGAACATCTTCCTGGTTTTGCTAGATTTGATGCAAGTGCTGGATATAACTTTAACGAACATGCTCAAATAACATTAGCAATAAACAATATCCTAAATAAAAAATACTGGCGTTCTGATTCAAGACCTGGCGATGGGAGATCGTTTATGCTAAATATGCACTACACTTTTTAA
- a CDS encoding DUF6803 family protein yields the protein MVMTHYMELLSLNQPYNLILFMVIPVGLTELLVAMEFLTMYHMDSGKNAGYKAVGKFAGIVLGVYFTALVIYFMAKIYPSIKWRGYADVIAVYSYLISVIPLLGIALLELNLIYKNASEKAKLKLHFFLLIFALIVAHVAMIFGMVDPTITGYKAENGEMGMHMNMPMNMPADMPMHDHHKMMQNMGEMHMNMMMQNMSDDNSTNMHMHH from the coding sequence ATGGTAATGACACACTACATGGAGCTTTTATCGCTCAATCAACCTTACAATCTAATCCTCTTCATGGTGATACCTGTGGGGCTTACGGAGCTTTTAGTGGCGATGGAGTTTCTCACTATGTATCACATGGATAGCGGTAAAAATGCTGGCTATAAGGCTGTTGGCAAATTTGCTGGCATAGTGCTTGGGGTCTATTTTACAGCTCTTGTGATCTATTTTATGGCAAAAATTTATCCAAGTATAAAATGGCGTGGATATGCCGATGTCATCGCTGTCTACTCATATCTCATCAGCGTCATACCACTTCTTGGCATCGCGCTTTTAGAGCTAAATTTGATCTATAAAAACGCAAGCGAAAAGGCAAAGCTAAAGCTTCACTTTTTCCTACTCATATTTGCCTTGATCGTCGCACACGTCGCAATGATATTTGGCATGGTTGATCCTACCATAACTGGCTACAAGGCTGAAAACGGTGAGATGGGTATGCATATGAATATGCCAATGAACATGCCAGCAGATATGCCAATGCACGATCACCACAAGATGATGCAAAATATGGGTGAGATGCATATGAATATGATGATGCAAAATATGAGTGATGATAACTCAACTAATATGCACATGCATCACTAA
- a CDS encoding peptidylprolyl isomerase, protein MKKLLFLAAGMLSALNLYSAQMINGIAAIVENEPITLYEVYSLKEQLRASEQDALNLLIRDRLEDAQIKNLNISVTPFELNDRIESIAKQNGMTNSQFRSSIQAQGMDFLEFKNNIEKKMLQEKLYKSILAEAGKNVNEQKAKMYFDANPDKFKVFSTARVVVYRAKDPELLEAQKTSPKLLDGVQTQEVSLDYQSIDPRLAAIISSTNNGDYTQPLQGPDSFDMFLVKEKIGSYTPSFADVKDNVINELYQGEQEKLMADYFDKLRAKAKIQILR, encoded by the coding sequence ATGAAAAAATTGCTCTTTTTGGCTGCTGGCATGCTAAGTGCTTTAAATTTATATTCGGCTCAGATGATAAACGGTATCGCAGCTATTGTAGAGAACGAACCAATCACGCTTTATGAAGTTTATAGCTTGAAAGAGCAGCTAAGAGCCAGTGAACAAGATGCTTTAAATTTACTCATAAGAGATAGACTCGAAGATGCTCAGATAAAAAATTTAAACATTAGCGTAACGCCATTTGAGCTAAACGATAGAATCGAATCGATCGCAAAGCAAAATGGCATGACAAATTCGCAGTTTAGAAGCTCTATCCAAGCTCAAGGCATGGACTTTTTGGAGTTTAAAAACAATATAGAAAAAAAGATGCTTCAAGAAAAGCTTTATAAAAGCATCTTGGCTGAAGCTGGCAAAAATGTAAATGAGCAAAAAGCAAAGATGTATTTTGATGCTAATCCTGATAAATTTAAGGTCTTTAGCACTGCTAGAGTCGTAGTTTATAGAGCAAAAGATCCTGAGCTACTTGAGGCTCAAAAGACAAGTCCGAAGCTACTAGACGGCGTGCAAACACAAGAGGTTAGTTTGGACTATCAAAGCATAGATCCAAGGCTTGCTGCGATCATCTCAAGCACAAATAACGGTGACTACACACAGCCTTTGCAAGGGCCTGACAGCTTTGATATGTTTTTAGTAAAAGAGAAGATCGGCTCATACACTCCAAGCTTTGCAGATGTTAAGGATAATGTTATAAACGAGCTTTATCAAGGTGAGCAAGAAAAACTTATGGCTGATTATTTTGATAAACTCCGCGCAAAAGCAAAGATTCAAATTTTAAGATAA